One stretch of Rosistilla oblonga DNA includes these proteins:
- a CDS encoding TonB-dependent receptor, whose protein sequence is MGLERPNTERKALDVNLDARRYGSFAEIGAGQEVVRWFFRVGAAAGTIAKSMSAYDMSVSDAIYGQCERYVCRKRLEDMLDHEHSLNLERLRESRGDTTAFFAFADTVSARNFHGTNDCHGWMGIRFQAHPRDQDSQIIIHVRMLDTENALQQEALGIVGVNLLYGAFFLNHEPDQLIESLLDNLSTRRIEIDMIEFSGIAFRHVDNRVMSLRLVQLGLSSAAMFSADGEVLQPSEVLYKKPILVERGSFRPLTNVNVDMLQAAQQKFHLQEDIDPDEVVTLAEITMRNLQANGNIDLRDFLARVDVLAACGMTVLISDYFEYYRLAAYLARYTKKKIGITMGAASLIELFDDKYYTKLEGGILESFGRLFKNDLKLYIYPLLDRTSGELTTIDNLKVASELRTLYRYLVDKGCIEQLDTFDPAHLSTFSREVLQQIQDNNPEWVQHVPPAVAELIQQRGFFGCRRTPKANLPKRAAINSAPLAPLPIDQGMLVPSHAGSIN, encoded by the coding sequence ATGGGACTGGAACGACCAAACACAGAACGAAAAGCGCTCGACGTCAATCTCGATGCCCGCCGCTACGGGTCGTTCGCGGAGATCGGTGCCGGCCAAGAAGTTGTCCGCTGGTTCTTCCGCGTCGGAGCTGCGGCTGGCACGATTGCCAAGAGTATGTCGGCCTACGACATGTCGGTTAGCGACGCGATCTACGGGCAGTGCGAACGCTACGTCTGCCGCAAGCGTTTGGAAGATATGCTCGATCACGAGCACTCGCTGAACCTGGAACGGTTGCGCGAGAGTCGCGGCGACACGACAGCTTTCTTTGCCTTTGCTGACACCGTATCGGCTCGCAATTTTCACGGCACCAACGATTGCCACGGCTGGATGGGGATCCGATTCCAAGCCCATCCCCGCGACCAAGACAGCCAGATTATCATCCACGTCCGGATGCTCGACACCGAAAACGCTCTGCAACAAGAAGCGCTCGGGATCGTCGGCGTGAATCTGCTGTATGGTGCGTTTTTCTTAAATCACGAACCGGATCAATTGATCGAATCGCTGCTGGATAATCTCAGTACCCGGCGGATCGAAATCGATATGATCGAGTTCTCGGGGATCGCGTTCCGGCACGTCGACAACCGCGTGATGAGTTTGCGGTTGGTGCAACTGGGGCTCAGCAGTGCCGCGATGTTCTCCGCGGACGGCGAAGTCTTGCAGCCATCGGAAGTGCTTTACAAGAAGCCGATTCTGGTCGAACGCGGCAGCTTCCGACCGCTGACCAACGTCAACGTCGACATGCTGCAAGCCGCACAACAGAAGTTCCATCTTCAAGAGGATATCGATCCCGACGAAGTTGTCACGCTGGCAGAGATCACGATGCGGAACCTGCAAGCCAACGGCAACATCGATCTCCGCGACTTCCTGGCCCGCGTCGACGTCTTGGCAGCCTGTGGGATGACTGTCCTGATATCCGATTACTTCGAATACTACCGGCTGGCCGCCTATCTGGCTCGGTACACCAAAAAGAAGATCGGGATCACGATGGGAGCCGCCAGTCTGATCGAGCTGTTCGACGACAAGTATTACACCAAGCTCGAAGGTGGAATCCTCGAATCGTTTGGTCGGCTGTTTAAGAACGATCTCAAGCTGTACATCTATCCGCTGTTGGATCGTACCTCGGGAGAGCTGACGACGATCGACAACTTGAAGGTCGCCAGCGAACTGCGGACGTTGTACCGATATCTCGTCGACAAAGGCTGCATCGAACAGCTCGATACCTTCGACCCCGCTCATCTGTCGACGTTCTCGCGAGAGGTGTTGCAGCAGATTCAGGACAACAATCCCGAATGGGTTCAGCACGTTCCACCCGCCGTGGCGGAACTGATCCAACAGCGTGGGTTCTTCGGTTGTCGACGCACTCCCAAAGCCAACCTGCCCAAACGGGCTGCGATCAACTCGGCTCCTCTCGCTCCACTGCCGATCGATCAAGGAATGTTGGTTCCATCGCATGCGGGTTCGATCAACTAG
- a CDS encoding VOC family protein produces MNRHEKINYVEFPSRDLAATKAFFTAAFGWTFVDYGPQYTAFSDQGLDGGFYQAELAANAELGSALIVFYSDSLEATQAKVEQAGGTVVKPIFSFPGGRRFQFTEPSGNELAVWSDK; encoded by the coding sequence ATGAACCGGCACGAAAAAATCAACTACGTAGAGTTCCCCTCCCGCGATCTCGCGGCGACAAAAGCGTTTTTCACCGCCGCCTTTGGGTGGACGTTTGTCGATTACGGCCCCCAATATACGGCCTTCTCCGATCAAGGTCTCGATGGCGGCTTCTATCAAGCCGAGTTGGCAGCGAATGCGGAGCTTGGTTCGGCTTTGATCGTGTTTTACAGCGATTCGTTGGAGGCGACGCAGGCGAAGGTGGAGCAGGCGGGAGGGACCGTGGTCAAGCCGATTTTCAGCTTCCCCGGAGGCCGCCGCTTCCAGTTCACCGAACCGAGCGGGAATGAGTTGGCGGTCTGGTCGGACAAATAG
- a CDS encoding VWA domain-containing protein, which yields MEILCPIQRILRHPKLARLGMLMLAITLTSGLASAESPEPNSRLATYQTPAGDGYFAISVTPQLNQQQLDSVTKGPRSVVVVVDTSASQSGYYRNQTLDAVRSVLAGLDPEVAVSIVAVDVKATPLSDRFAKPGSETTTKAIKNLSNRLPLGNTDLAAALRTADAMLAPQSGHRSMVYVGDGSSIGDVLDAEAFGKIADSLRSNQIAVHSLAIGPTTNVQLLASIANQTGGVTLIQSDDSKATPQQMGTMLADAASHSPLWIQSATLPEGFISAHGDRLPPLRTDRDSVLIGRFEGDTAGPLVVRTVAGDQQVDLTWDLEAEPSNPDFAFLPSLVTQSNDTNGLYLATAGSGYLRETARVMTENADQLAKAGALALKRGELKGAAAVAEMALSIDPNNPQALTVSNLASDQTKLTAQIVDAEGSGLLDPQAPGIRPDPLEAPSVLMDVVEAERAQAVGRTRAEVRAQLKAARQRLSQDPTGVAASLKILLDSVQAEPDLDVRVRDELAAQIVSAIQVAGRSEVRYSETQERQQEIKAQAATTERLLQETFRHEARVKTLVDQFSSLMRENRTSEAVFEVAPQVEELEPDTVISNAMKTQGHMVHNYRRWKKAQSMRQRNFVDSLLLNEEAFVPFVDDPPLQYTDAETWQRMSRRRLDRYGAIELTGNNAAERRIYKALNDDTELKFIDEPLENVVDILKQKHSIPIVIDLRALDDLGLTPDIPVTKNLESVSLRSGLRLLLQDLDLTYMIKDEVLQITTPDAAETNLVTKVYPVGDLVVPVIQLGGGGMGGGMGGGGGFGGGMGGGGMGGGMGGGMGGGMGGGMGGGMGGMGGGGMFAVPDEVRLSEKATSTQTAATPATAETESENTPLVVELNQLIKVEPSEGQTEAEAWDQYFADLSFADDRQRAIHDSRLRMTIRQGLRRAEKADEAGDAEKTKLEFQRICDIVGAALRQGHAQSWMYHGLALALQGTGADQSEVERAVLSAADFAETTDDLLNVARHMNQMDMQARAIELCKKAAQLDPYKSEAYLMGLGIARQTDDLAGISWACAGVLRQAWPESLQHIEDKARLTARSTYQRLLEEGRVMEAKQFENSVSDSVVRDCVVRVSWTGQADIDLLVEEPSGTVCSLQSPRSAGGGVLLGDSFSGDEPSVAGYSESYVCPEGFSGEYRILLRRVWGNVSTGHVTVDVITDVGRPEQHYFRRQIPLTEQNALITFQVQDGRRKQPVAEAKLVDLREQQAKINRNILAQQSAGAPVDLRSAADYYRDLALSGGNRGRNPFLRNGAVGFRPDITLLPEGASLQVLGIISADRRYVRITPGPFFSQIGDVTTFNFVTGDEGTGTGGGGDAFGGGGVGGGGQL from the coding sequence ATGGAAATCCTCTGCCCAATCCAACGAATCCTTCGCCACCCCAAGCTGGCGCGACTGGGGATGTTGATGCTGGCGATCACGTTGACCAGCGGGCTCGCTTCGGCTGAATCGCCAGAGCCCAACAGTCGTCTAGCGACCTACCAGACTCCAGCCGGAGACGGTTATTTCGCGATCAGCGTCACTCCTCAACTGAATCAGCAACAGCTCGACTCGGTCACTAAGGGGCCGCGCAGCGTGGTCGTGGTGGTCGACACCTCGGCTAGCCAATCCGGCTATTATCGCAACCAAACGCTCGACGCGGTCCGTTCGGTCCTGGCTGGATTGGATCCGGAAGTCGCCGTCAGCATCGTCGCCGTCGACGTGAAAGCGACTCCGTTGAGCGATCGATTCGCCAAGCCGGGTTCGGAAACAACGACCAAGGCGATCAAGAACCTTTCCAATCGCTTGCCTCTGGGCAACACCGATTTGGCGGCTGCCTTGCGAACCGCTGATGCGATGCTGGCACCGCAGAGCGGCCATCGTTCGATGGTCTACGTCGGCGACGGCAGTTCGATTGGCGACGTTCTCGACGCCGAGGCGTTTGGAAAGATCGCCGACTCGCTGCGAAGCAATCAGATCGCGGTACATTCGCTGGCGATTGGTCCGACCACAAACGTTCAACTGCTCGCTTCGATCGCCAACCAAACCGGTGGCGTCACGTTGATCCAATCCGACGATTCCAAAGCGACGCCGCAACAGATGGGGACGATGTTGGCAGACGCTGCCAGCCATTCGCCGCTGTGGATTCAATCGGCTACGCTCCCCGAAGGTTTTATCAGCGCTCATGGCGATCGCTTGCCGCCGCTGCGAACCGATCGCGATTCGGTTTTGATCGGTCGCTTCGAAGGCGATACCGCCGGACCGTTGGTGGTCCGCACTGTCGCTGGCGACCAGCAGGTCGATCTGACTTGGGATCTGGAAGCCGAACCGAGCAACCCCGACTTTGCCTTCCTGCCTTCGCTTGTTACGCAGAGCAACGATACCAATGGGCTGTACCTGGCGACTGCCGGTTCGGGCTACCTGCGTGAGACAGCTCGCGTGATGACTGAAAACGCCGACCAGTTGGCGAAAGCGGGAGCATTGGCGCTGAAGCGTGGCGAACTCAAGGGAGCCGCGGCGGTAGCCGAGATGGCACTCAGCATCGATCCCAACAACCCACAAGCGTTGACGGTTTCGAACCTGGCCTCGGACCAGACTAAATTGACAGCACAGATTGTTGATGCCGAAGGGAGCGGTTTGCTGGATCCTCAAGCTCCAGGAATCAGGCCCGACCCGTTGGAAGCGCCCAGCGTTTTGATGGACGTTGTCGAGGCCGAGCGAGCTCAAGCGGTTGGCCGCACGCGAGCCGAGGTGCGAGCCCAATTGAAGGCGGCTCGCCAACGACTCTCCCAAGATCCAACCGGCGTCGCTGCGTCGCTGAAGATCCTACTCGATTCGGTGCAAGCCGAACCCGATCTGGACGTTCGCGTTCGCGACGAACTGGCCGCTCAGATCGTCAGCGCGATCCAAGTCGCCGGGCGATCGGAAGTTCGATATTCGGAAACGCAAGAGCGTCAGCAAGAGATCAAAGCCCAAGCGGCAACGACCGAGCGATTGTTGCAGGAGACGTTCCGGCACGAAGCTCGTGTGAAGACGTTGGTCGATCAGTTTTCATCGTTGATGCGAGAGAACCGCACCTCCGAAGCTGTCTTCGAGGTCGCACCTCAAGTGGAAGAACTGGAGCCCGACACGGTGATCTCCAACGCGATGAAGACTCAGGGCCACATGGTTCACAATTATCGTCGCTGGAAAAAAGCCCAGTCGATGCGTCAGCGTAACTTTGTCGATTCGTTGTTGCTGAACGAAGAAGCGTTTGTTCCGTTTGTCGATGATCCACCCTTGCAATACACCGATGCGGAAACTTGGCAGCGTATGAGCCGTCGTCGTTTGGATCGCTACGGCGCGATCGAATTGACAGGCAACAATGCTGCGGAGCGACGAATCTACAAGGCGCTTAATGACGATACCGAGCTGAAGTTCATCGACGAGCCGTTGGAAAACGTTGTCGACATCCTGAAGCAAAAACACAGTATCCCGATCGTTATCGATCTGCGGGCGTTGGATGATCTGGGACTGACTCCCGATATTCCTGTGACCAAGAACCTGGAGAGCGTCTCGTTGCGTTCGGGCCTGCGGCTGTTGCTGCAAGACCTCGACCTGACCTACATGATCAAAGACGAAGTGCTGCAGATCACGACTCCTGATGCAGCCGAAACCAATCTCGTGACCAAGGTGTATCCCGTGGGCGACCTCGTCGTTCCCGTGATCCAACTCGGTGGCGGCGGTATGGGCGGCGGCATGGGCGGCGGCGGCGGCTTCGGTGGCGGCATGGGCGGTGGCGGCATGGGCGGCGGTATGGGCGGCGGCATGGGCGGCGGTATGGGCGGCGGCATGGGCGGCGGCATGGGCGGCATGGGCGGCGGCGGCATGTTTGCTGTTCCCGACGAAGTGCGTCTGTCCGAAAAGGCCACGTCGACTCAAACTGCTGCGACTCCTGCGACTGCCGAAACCGAATCGGAAAACACTCCGTTGGTTGTCGAATTGAACCAGTTGATCAAGGTGGAACCGAGCGAAGGGCAGACCGAAGCGGAAGCGTGGGACCAGTATTTTGCTGATCTTTCGTTCGCCGACGATCGTCAGCGAGCGATCCATGATTCGCGTCTGCGAATGACGATCCGCCAAGGCTTGCGTCGCGCCGAGAAGGCTGACGAAGCGGGTGACGCTGAAAAGACGAAGCTGGAATTCCAGCGGATCTGCGATATCGTTGGTGCCGCACTGCGTCAGGGACATGCCCAGTCGTGGATGTATCACGGACTGGCCCTTGCGTTGCAGGGAACCGGTGCCGATCAAAGCGAAGTCGAGCGGGCGGTATTGTCGGCAGCCGATTTTGCGGAAACGACCGACGACCTGCTGAACGTCGCGCGGCACATGAATCAGATGGACATGCAAGCTCGTGCGATCGAGCTGTGCAAGAAAGCCGCTCAGTTGGATCCTTATAAGAGTGAAGCGTATTTGATGGGCCTCGGGATCGCTCGGCAGACCGACGACCTGGCGGGGATCTCTTGGGCTTGTGCTGGCGTGCTTCGTCAGGCTTGGCCCGAATCGCTGCAGCATATCGAAGACAAAGCGCGGCTGACGGCTCGTTCGACTTACCAACGCCTGTTGGAAGAGGGACGTGTGATGGAAGCCAAACAATTCGAGAACAGCGTCTCCGACTCGGTCGTCCGCGATTGTGTGGTCCGCGTTTCGTGGACCGGCCAAGCCGACATCGATCTGTTGGTGGAAGAGCCTTCGGGAACCGTATGCTCTTTGCAATCGCCTCGTTCGGCCGGTGGTGGTGTCCTGTTGGGCGACAGCTTCAGTGGCGATGAACCTTCGGTCGCTGGCTACTCCGAATCGTACGTCTGTCCCGAGGGCTTCAGCGGCGAATACCGGATCTTGTTGCGTCGCGTTTGGGGCAACGTTTCGACCGGGCACGTGACCGTCGACGTGATCACCGACGTCGGACGTCCCGAACAACATTACTTCCGTCGTCAGATCCCGTTGACCGAACAGAACGCGTTGATCACGTTCCAGGTTCAAGACGGACGCCGCAAGCAACCTGTTGCCGAAGCGAAACTTGTCGATCTTCGCGAACAACAAGCCAAGATCAACCGCAACATCCTGGCTCAACAGTCGGCTGGTGCACCGGTCGATCTGCGTTCGGCTGCCGATTATTATCGCGACCTCGCCCTCAGCGGTGGTAATCGCGGTCGTAACCCCTTCCTGCGCAACGGGGCTGTCGGTTTCCGACCCGACATCACGCTGTTGCCCGAAGGTGCGTCGCTGCAGGTGTTGGGAATCATCTCTGCCGACCGACGTTACGTTCGGATCACTCCCGGCCCGTTCTTCTCGCAGATCGGCGACGTGACCACGTTTAACTTCGTGACCGGCGATGAAGGAACTGGAACCGGCGGTGGTGGCGACGCGTTTGGCGGCGGCGGCGTTGGCGGCGGCGGCCAGTTGTAA
- a CDS encoding DUF1501 domain-containing protein has protein sequence MLSIKGAAGKDLCDPSLKRSRRDVLRIGGSGMLGLSLGSMLNLQAQASETPLGGGPGWGKAKSVILVYLQGGPSQLDLWDPKENVPDNVRSVFKPISTKIPGIQFTENLPRLAQLNDRFTMIRSMSYTPNGLFNHTAAIYQMMTGYTTDKVSPSGQLEPPSPKDFPNFGSNLIRLRPVDEPMLPFVMLPRPLQESNVVGKGGSAGFLGKSYDPYTLYPSGDDMDMEKMSRIKIDDLMLRPEVFSVRLQRRARLRDLINQQMPTINKAVESYELDEYYDRALSLIVSGRAREAFDLASEPVALRERYGQNTFGQSCLLARRLVEAGTRVVEVIWPKVANSDNHSWDQHSGLSKRMKDQSAPMFDAGFSSLIEDLDDRGLLDETLVVGVGEFGRSPQRGVSTSGNNNSADGRDHWPYCYTCVLAGAGIRRGYVHGKSDKTASAPLEDPVHPGELLASIYHSFAIHPETMVYNHLNQPRELVKAQAVTKLYS, from the coding sequence ATGCTGTCGATTAAAGGTGCCGCTGGCAAAGACCTCTGCGATCCCAGCTTGAAGCGATCGCGACGCGACGTCCTTCGGATCGGCGGATCGGGAATGCTGGGCCTCTCCCTCGGGTCGATGTTGAACCTGCAGGCGCAAGCTTCGGAAACGCCGCTCGGTGGCGGACCGGGGTGGGGCAAAGCGAAGTCGGTGATTCTGGTCTACCTGCAAGGAGGGCCCAGCCAACTGGACCTGTGGGACCCGAAAGAGAACGTTCCCGACAACGTTCGCAGCGTTTTTAAGCCGATCAGCACCAAGATTCCCGGGATCCAATTCACCGAGAACCTGCCGAGATTAGCTCAATTGAACGATCGTTTTACGATGATTCGTTCGATGAGCTACACGCCTAACGGTTTGTTCAACCATACCGCCGCGATCTATCAAATGATGACCGGCTACACGACCGATAAGGTCAGCCCGTCGGGGCAGCTGGAACCGCCGAGCCCGAAGGACTTCCCCAACTTTGGGTCGAATCTAATCCGCCTGCGGCCCGTCGACGAACCGATGCTGCCGTTTGTCATGTTGCCTCGCCCACTGCAGGAATCAAACGTCGTCGGCAAAGGCGGATCGGCCGGCTTCCTCGGCAAATCGTACGATCCCTACACGCTGTATCCATCGGGGGACGACATGGATATGGAGAAGATGAGCCGGATCAAAATCGACGACCTGATGTTGCGGCCGGAGGTCTTTAGCGTTCGCTTGCAGCGGCGAGCTCGATTGCGCGATCTGATCAATCAACAGATGCCAACGATCAACAAAGCTGTCGAGTCTTACGAATTGGACGAATATTACGATCGTGCCCTCTCGTTGATCGTGTCGGGGCGGGCTCGCGAGGCGTTCGATCTGGCCTCCGAACCCGTTGCCCTTCGAGAACGCTACGGCCAAAACACGTTTGGGCAGAGCTGCCTGCTGGCGCGGCGATTGGTCGAAGCGGGGACCCGCGTCGTGGAGGTCATCTGGCCCAAAGTCGCCAACAGCGACAACCACTCCTGGGATCAACACAGCGGACTTTCGAAACGCATGAAAGACCAGTCGGCACCGATGTTTGACGCCGGTTTTTCCTCGCTGATCGAAGATCTCGACGATCGCGGCCTGCTCGACGAAACGCTTGTCGTGGGCGTTGGCGAATTCGGCCGCAGCCCGCAGCGAGGCGTTAGCACCAGCGGCAACAACAACAGCGCCGACGGACGCGATCACTGGCCTTATTGCTACACCTGCGTCCTCGCTGGAGCGGGGATTCGCCGCGGCTACGTTCACGGCAAAAGCGACAAGACGGCGTCCGCTCCACTGGAAGATCCCGTCCATCCGGGCGAACTACTGGCGAGCATCTATCACAGCTTCGCCATCCACCCCGAAACGATGGTCTACAACCACCTGAATCAGCCCCGCGAACTGGTCAAAGCTCAAGCGGTAACCAAGCTGTATTCGTAG
- a CDS encoding preprotein translocase subunit SecA, translating to MAILERIWELLGVIFGGLLGMVERGATAVFGSQNARQLKKLTARVEQINALEPKYQSMSDEELREQTQLFRNRLRAGETLDDILEEAFAVCREGGKRWLNMRHYDVQMIGGMVLHSGAIAEMVTGEGKTLVATLPCYLNALEGKGVHVITVNDYLARRDMEWMAPLYMGLGLTIGTIQGGMSTSARQAAYACDITYGTNNEFGFDYLRDNMRPAARGDDRFPKEMQQSQGPLNYAIIDEVDNILIDEARTPLIISGPAHTDPQKYAEANRIAKQLQKELHFTVNEKDHSVTLSDEGVREAEKLAGVESFYTAGNMEWPHLIDNSLKALHLYKRDVNYVVKDGQIVIVDEFTGRLMEGRQWSDGLHQSVEAKEGVRIKEETQTMATITLQNFFKLYNKLSGMTGTAMTEANEFWKIYHLDVVEIPTNRVLKRIENPDVIYMSEREKYEAVAQEIERAAKWDILEMKDGSEVWGTIQSENDSEISIIVKGEKNKQSVPREKIESIERSGRPVLVGTVSIEKSERLGSLLERRGIKHEVLNAKQHKREAEIVAQAGRLGAVTIATNMAGRGTDIILGGNPETMAWAQLQDKYPTRLEVPKEEWDALVGEIQEREKMKEAAEEVRTRGGLMVIGTERHESRRIDLQLRGRCGRQGDFGSSRFFLSLEDDLMRIFAGDWVKSVMVKLGMTEGEAIESAMVSRRIASAQKKVEERNFEIRKSLLEYDEVMDEQRKRVYTYRQQILDGVSCSELILSQIKGQVDHYVDILASEHYGAESFAAWSGSQLGCQLEPKDFRNMDYQAAEQYAKDQAERAAEAMVLEAVEENLPYEEDEADWNWNALVNWCNTKYGTNYRDKDLKQLERRELEEQLTDAGCKAIAKVDLSPGEMFLAADFGLQTIANWVRDKFGIEVTVDEMRDLESKDIKALLVQRAQQAYSVKEAEYPILAGLSRFCDNSGGQNRIDREGLALWAQDRFGVEVAVEDLRSLQRDELKQLLVDISSRSNDQAGSLHSDARKRVEDLFAGADAGTTATIAAGSDESLDALTQWMHEELRVRLPKDEIARMDRATMLRTVDGAVDERYHPEMRRMERQVLLNIVDTAWKDHLLAMDHLRSSVSLKSYAQMDPKVEYKREGMRLFETMWTSIGERTTDLIFRMESLNEDFVRSTFMGAQERHDDTPSGIDAGADQANEAASASQDGDAKIEPVRNRGEKIRPNDKCPCGSGKKYKACCKRHGTYA from the coding sequence ATGGCAATATTGGAACGCATCTGGGAATTACTCGGCGTTATCTTCGGCGGCCTATTGGGCATGGTCGAGCGTGGTGCGACGGCGGTATTCGGATCGCAGAACGCCCGTCAGCTGAAAAAGCTGACTGCTCGCGTCGAACAGATAAATGCGTTGGAACCGAAATACCAGTCGATGAGCGACGAGGAGCTGCGCGAACAGACTCAACTGTTCCGCAACCGCTTGCGCGCTGGCGAAACTCTCGACGACATTCTGGAAGAAGCGTTTGCGGTCTGCCGCGAAGGGGGCAAGCGCTGGTTGAACATGCGTCACTACGACGTACAGATGATCGGTGGTATGGTGCTGCACTCCGGTGCGATCGCCGAAATGGTCACCGGTGAAGGAAAGACTCTCGTCGCCACGCTCCCGTGTTACCTCAACGCCTTGGAGGGCAAAGGGGTCCACGTGATCACAGTCAACGATTATCTGGCTCGCCGCGATATGGAGTGGATGGCTCCGCTGTACATGGGCTTGGGGCTGACGATCGGTACGATCCAAGGCGGGATGAGCACCAGCGCTCGCCAGGCAGCTTACGCGTGTGACATCACTTACGGCACGAACAACGAATTTGGCTTCGATTACCTCCGCGACAACATGCGTCCGGCGGCGCGCGGCGACGATCGCTTCCCGAAAGAGATGCAGCAGAGCCAGGGCCCACTGAACTATGCGATCATCGATGAGGTCGACAATATCTTGATCGACGAGGCGCGAACGCCGTTGATCATCTCCGGCCCAGCGCACACCGATCCGCAGAAATACGCCGAAGCGAATCGGATCGCCAAGCAATTGCAGAAGGAATTGCACTTCACGGTCAACGAGAAGGATCACTCCGTCACGCTCAGCGACGAAGGCGTTCGCGAAGCGGAGAAACTGGCTGGCGTGGAAAGCTTCTACACCGCTGGCAACATGGAATGGCCGCACTTGATCGACAATTCGCTCAAGGCGCTGCACCTCTATAAACGCGACGTCAACTACGTCGTCAAAGATGGTCAGATCGTGATCGTCGATGAATTCACCGGTCGTCTGATGGAAGGCCGTCAGTGGTCCGACGGATTGCACCAATCGGTCGAAGCCAAAGAGGGTGTGCGAATCAAAGAAGAAACGCAGACGATGGCGACCATCACGCTGCAAAACTTCTTCAAGCTGTACAACAAACTCTCGGGTATGACCGGTACGGCGATGACCGAAGCCAACGAGTTCTGGAAGATCTACCACTTGGACGTGGTCGAGATTCCAACAAACCGTGTGCTCAAGCGAATCGAAAATCCCGACGTGATCTACATGTCCGAACGCGAGAAGTACGAAGCGGTTGCCCAAGAGATCGAACGCGCCGCCAAGTGGGACATCCTTGAAATGAAGGATGGCTCGGAAGTTTGGGGCACGATCCAGTCTGAGAACGACTCCGAAATCAGCATCATCGTCAAGGGCGAGAAGAACAAACAGAGCGTGCCGCGCGAGAAGATCGAATCGATCGAACGCTCCGGCCGCCCCGTCCTGGTTGGCACCGTGTCGATCGAAAAGAGCGAGCGACTGGGCAGCCTGCTCGAACGCCGTGGCATCAAGCACGAAGTCTTGAACGCTAAACAGCACAAGCGCGAAGCTGAGATCGTCGCTCAAGCGGGTCGATTGGGAGCCGTCACGATCGCGACCAACATGGCGGGTCGTGGTACCGACATCATCCTCGGTGGTAACCCCGAGACGATGGCATGGGCTCAACTGCAAGACAAATACCCGACACGCCTGGAAGTCCCCAAAGAAGAATGGGATGCGTTGGTCGGTGAGATTCAAGAACGCGAGAAGATGAAGGAAGCGGCCGAAGAGGTGCGGACGCGTGGCGGACTGATGGTGATCGGTACCGAACGACACGAATCCCGCCGGATCGATCTCCAGTTGCGTGGTCGTTGCGGTCGTCAAGGCGACTTTGGCTCCAGCCGCTTCTTCCTGTCGCTTGAAGACGACCTGATGCGGATCTTCGCTGGCGATTGGGTCAAGAGCGTGATGGTCAAGCTTGGCATGACCGAAGGCGAAGCGATCGAAAGCGCGATGGTTTCCCGCCGGATCGCTTCGGCGCAGAAGAAGGTCGAAGAACGCAACTTTGAAATTCGTAAAAGCCTGCTCGAATACGACGAAGTCATGGATGAGCAGCGGAAGCGGGTCTACACCTACCGCCAACAAATCCTCGATGGCGTCAGCTGCAGTGAATTGATCCTCTCGCAGATCAAGGGACAGGTCGATCATTACGTCGACATCCTGGCGTCGGAGCACTACGGTGCGGAATCGTTTGCGGCCTGGAGCGGTAGCCAATTGGGATGTCAGCTGGAACCAAAAGACTTCCGCAACATGGACTACCAGGCAGCCGAGCAGTACGCCAAGGATCAGGCCGAACGAGCCGCCGAAGCGATGGTGCTCGAAGCGGTCGAAGAGAACCTGCCTTACGAAGAGGACGAAGCCGACTGGAACTGGAACGCGTTGGTCAATTGGTGCAACACCAAATACGGAACCAACTATCGCGACAAGGATCTCAAGCAACTTGAACGCCGCGAGCTGGAAGAACAGCTGACCGATGCTGGTTGCAAAGCGATCGCGAAGGTCGACCTGTCGCCGGGCGAAATGTTCCTGGCCGCCGACTTTGGCCTGCAAACGATTGCCAACTGGGTCCGCGATAAGTTTGGCATCGAGGTCACCGTCGACGAGATGCGAGACCTGGAATCCAAAGACATCAAAGCGTTATTGGTTCAACGCGCTCAACAAGCCTATTCGGTCAAAGAGGCTGAATACCCAATCCTGGCTGGGCTGTCGCGGTTCTGCGATAACTCCGGAGGCCAAAACCGAATCGATCGCGAAGGACTTGCGCTCTGGGCTCAAGACCGCTTTGGCGTCGAAGTGGCCGTCGAGGACCTGCGAAGCCTGCAGCGTGATGAACTGAAGCAATTGCTGGTCGATATCAGCAGCCGATCGAACGACCAAGCGGGATCGCTACATTCGGATGCTCGCAAACGAGTCGAGGATCTGTTTGCCGGAGCCGACGCGGGAACAACAGCCACGATCGCCGCTGGCAGCGACGAATCGCTCGATGCGTTGACGCAGTGGATGCACGAAGAACTGCGAGTGCGCCTGCCCAAGGACGAGATCGCACGGATGGACCGCGCAACGATGCTGCGGACCGTCGATGGCGCAGTCGACGAACGCTATCATCCCGAAATGCGACGGATGGAACGCCAGGTGTTGCTGAACATTGTCGACACCGCCTGGAAGGACCATCTGCTGGCGATGGATCATCTGCGCAGCAGCGTGTCGTTGAAAAGCTACGCCCAAATGGACCCCAAGGTCGAATACAAACGCGAAGGCATGCGATTGTTCGAAACCATGTGGACCTCGATTGGCGAACGAACAACCGACCTGATCTTCCGCATGGAGAGCCTGAACGAAGATTTTGTTCGCAGTACGTTCATGGGAGCCCAGGAACGCCACGACGATACGCCCAGCGGGATCGACGCGGGAGCCGACCAGGCAAACGAAGCGGCCAGCGCCAGCCAAGATGGCGACGCGAAGATCGAACCGGTTCGCAACCGTGGCGAAAAAATCCGCCCGAACGATAAGTGCCCCTGTGGCAGCGGCAAGAAATATAAGGCTTGCTGCAAGCGACATGGCACTTACGCCTAG